The genomic region GGGAACCTATGTGTTAAAACTTGATCGAGTTTTTTGTCATGAAATAACCACGCCGATCGCAATAAACGATCTGGTATCGCGCAAAAAAGACAGAGTCTTCGATCCTGAAAAGATAAAGGCTGTCATAGACCATGTAAGTCCTGCAAAAGACAGCAATACTGCCATGCAGGAAAAAATTCTTCGAGACTGGGCAAGGCGCAATAACATAAAGGATTTTTTTGACATAGGCTGTAACGGAGTTTGCCATGCCCTTTTTCCTGAAAAAGGCTATGTTCGGCCGGGTTTTACAGTCATAATGGGCGACAGCCACACATGCACGCACGGAGCTTTCGGAAGTTTTGCCGCAGGAGTAGGAACTACGGATCTTGAAGTAGGAATACTGAAAGGCGTCTGCACATTCCGGGAGCCCAAATCCATAAAATTCAATCTAAAAGGAAAACTTCGCAACGGAGTTTATGCCAAAGACGTCATATTATACATAATAGGACAGATCGGCGTAAACGGAGCCACGAACTGCGTAATGGAATTTTCAGGGCCAATCGTAGACAATTTTGAAATGGAAGAGAGAATGACGCTCTGCAACATGGCCGTAGAAGCCGGCGGAACATCGGGAATATGCGCACCCGACATGAAAACGGTAGATTATCTTTGGGAATTCATAAAAGACGAATACGATTCAAAAGACAGCGCATTTAAAAGCTTTTCAAAATGGACTTCCGATGAAGAC from Treponema parvum harbors:
- a CDS encoding 3-isopropylmalate dehydratase large subunit; translation: MGKTIAQKIFDDHLVDRPFEGTYVLKLDRVFCHEITTPIAINDLVSRKKDRVFDPEKIKAVIDHVSPAKDSNTAMQEKILRDWARRNNIKDFFDIGCNGVCHALFPEKGYVRPGFTVIMGDSHTCTHGAFGSFAAGVGTTDLEVGILKGVCTFREPKSIKFNLKGKLRNGVYAKDVILYIIGQIGVNGATNCVMEFSGPIVDNFEMEERMTLCNMAVEAGGTSGICAPDMKTVDYLWEFIKDEYDSKDSAFKSFSKWTSDEDAKYEKTYDFDLSNLEPVVTVGYKPDQIKTVKEMSGTKVDQIYIGSCTNGRISDLRIAAKILKGKKLAAGVRGIVSPATPKVYKTALDEGIISVFLDAGFCVTNPTCGACLGMSNGVLAEGEVCASTTNRNFNGRMGKGGMVHLMSPATAAATAISGVITNSSLYK